In a single window of the Luteibacter rhizovicinus DSM 16549 genome:
- a CDS encoding DHA2 family efflux MFS transporter permease subunit, giving the protein MSDATALPDATPANGLKPIQGATLVLLTIAVAFSTFMEILDTTIVNVAVPHIAGSLGVSSSEGTWAISSYSLASAIMQPLTGWLAKRFGEVKTFVFSVMLFVLFSMLCGLATSMPMLVVFRLLQGAGSGPMVALSLSLLLSSYPKTKQGMALAMWAMTVVVAPIFGPILGGYLTDNFSWPWIFYINVPVGALAGVITWTILRERETKIVRAPIDTVGLALLVIGIGSLQFMLDNGNDHDWFASPLILTLGLIALVALVFLVIWELTAKHPVVDLSLFGRRNFAIGVTALSLGMLAFFGINVVFPLWLQTTLGYTSTWAGLATAPVGILAFIVSPFIGKNIQRLELRAVVTFAFMVFAFTSFWFAGFNSGASFAALVLPRFIMGIAIACFFIPLNQIFLSGLNPDQIAGASGLANFCRTLASSVSTALTVTLWQHRGEAHHASLTEYVTQAAPATTAYTDKLATLGIHGKPSLAVVDQILTREALTLAVNDVFFGCAVLFLALIPILWLARPPFGNAGGAAAH; this is encoded by the coding sequence TTGAGCGACGCCACCGCCCTCCCCGACGCCACACCGGCGAACGGCCTCAAGCCGATCCAGGGCGCGACACTCGTCCTGTTGACGATCGCCGTCGCGTTCTCCACGTTCATGGAGATCCTCGACACGACGATCGTCAACGTGGCCGTGCCGCATATCGCCGGCAGCCTCGGCGTGAGCTCGAGCGAGGGTACCTGGGCGATCAGCTCGTACTCGCTGGCCAGCGCGATCATGCAGCCGCTGACGGGCTGGCTGGCCAAGCGCTTCGGCGAAGTGAAGACCTTTGTCTTCTCGGTGATGCTGTTCGTGCTGTTCTCGATGCTGTGCGGCCTCGCGACCAGCATGCCGATGCTGGTGGTTTTCCGCCTGCTGCAGGGTGCGGGCTCAGGACCGATGGTCGCCTTGTCGCTGTCGCTGCTGCTGTCGAGCTATCCGAAAACCAAGCAAGGCATGGCGCTGGCGATGTGGGCGATGACCGTGGTGGTCGCGCCGATCTTCGGTCCGATTCTCGGTGGTTACCTCACGGACAACTTCTCGTGGCCGTGGATCTTCTACATCAACGTGCCCGTGGGCGCGTTGGCCGGCGTGATTACCTGGACCATCCTGCGCGAGCGCGAAACGAAGATCGTCCGCGCACCGATCGATACGGTGGGACTGGCGTTGCTGGTCATCGGTATCGGCTCGCTGCAGTTCATGCTCGACAACGGCAACGACCATGACTGGTTCGCCTCACCCCTGATCCTCACGCTCGGCCTGATCGCCCTGGTCGCCCTGGTCTTCCTGGTGATCTGGGAACTGACCGCGAAACATCCGGTGGTCGATCTGTCGCTGTTCGGCCGGCGCAACTTCGCGATCGGCGTAACTGCCCTGTCGCTGGGCATGCTCGCCTTCTTCGGCATCAACGTCGTGTTTCCGCTGTGGCTGCAGACCACGCTCGGCTACACCTCGACCTGGGCCGGCCTCGCCACGGCGCCCGTGGGCATTCTCGCCTTCATCGTCTCGCCCTTCATCGGCAAGAACATCCAGCGACTGGAACTGCGCGCGGTGGTGACCTTCGCCTTCATGGTCTTCGCCTTCACCTCGTTCTGGTTCGCCGGCTTCAACAGCGGGGCCTCGTTCGCCGCCCTGGTGCTCCCGCGTTTCATCATGGGCATTGCCATCGCCTGCTTCTTCATCCCGCTCAACCAGATCTTCCTGTCCGGCCTCAACCCGGACCAGATCGCCGGCGCGTCGGGCCTGGCCAACTTCTGTCGCACCCTGGCCTCCAGTGTCTCCACGGCGCTCACGGTGACGCTCTGGCAGCACCGGGGCGAAGCCCACCACGCCTCGCTGACCGAGTACGTGACCCAGGCCGCGCCGGCCACCACGGCTTACACGGACAAGCTCGCCACCCTGGGCATCCATGGCAAGCCGTCGCTGGCGGTGGTCGACCAGATCCTCACTCGCGAGGCCCTGACCCTGGCCGTCAACGACGTCTTCTTCGGCTGTGCCGTCCTGTTCCTCGCCCTCATCCCGATTCTTTGGCTGGCCAGGCCGCCGTTTGGAAATGCCGGTGGTGCCGCGGCACATTAA
- a CDS encoding glycine zipper 2TM domain-containing protein produces the protein MSRLKISVLNASLGAALVLSLSACNRDANADVANAQSPGTAALNAAAAPPPEPAGPKYGRVVSVDPVREAASAAQRQCHDEVVTRHVPVKDQHQIAGTAIGAVAGGLLGNQIGHGKGRTLATVAGAVGGGYAGHEIQQNRQESNTTTSTVRKCETVQGTSGDKVVAYDVRYEYNGVTRSVRMDHDPGDRVEVQEGVSVVSDAR, from the coding sequence ATGAGCAGGTTGAAGATTTCCGTCCTGAATGCGAGTTTGGGCGCGGCCCTTGTGTTGAGCCTTTCCGCCTGCAATCGCGATGCGAACGCCGATGTGGCCAATGCCCAGAGCCCCGGCACCGCCGCGCTCAACGCCGCTGCAGCGCCGCCGCCTGAGCCGGCTGGCCCGAAATATGGCCGCGTGGTCAGCGTGGATCCGGTGCGTGAGGCGGCTTCCGCGGCACAGCGCCAGTGCCACGACGAGGTGGTGACCCGCCATGTGCCGGTCAAGGACCAGCACCAGATCGCCGGTACGGCCATTGGTGCGGTCGCCGGCGGCCTGCTGGGTAACCAGATCGGCCACGGCAAGGGCCGCACGCTCGCCACGGTGGCGGGTGCGGTCGGTGGCGGCTACGCCGGCCACGAGATCCAGCAAAACCGTCAGGAGTCGAATACGACAACCAGCACGGTGCGCAAGTGTGAAACCGTGCAGGGCACCAGCGGTGACAAGGTCGTCGCCTATGACGTCCGCTACGAATACAACGGCGTGACCCGCTCGGTACGCATGGATCACGATCCGGGCGATCGCGTCGAGGTCCAGGAAGGCGTTTCCGTCGTTTCCGACGCACGTTGA
- a CDS encoding FAD-dependent oxidoreductase, producing the protein MPRNDIAVVGAGLVGALVATLLTQRGFRVTVYEKRSDPRRAGFQGGRSINLALAERGLHALRATGLADKVLEQAVMMRGRMVHDPAGHSGLQRYGVDDSEVIWSVSRGGLNTLMLDAAEAAGATVHFDQGLASADLDAGTLTLSDPQGKLRTVDAPVVIGADGAGSALRAAMHLHSPLGERIEELGHGYKELEIPPRADASGPFAIERNALHIWPRGHYMCIALPNREGSFTVTLFLPNEGEHPSFRSIAGAGAAEAFFRTDFPDALALMPEFATDWAAHPVGTLATLYLDRWHIGGRALLIGDAAHAMVPFHGQGMNCGFEDAADLADLFAAQPDDAAAVFAAFEQRRKPNADAIARMALENYVEMRDSVADPHYLRKRELGGLLAERSPTHYLPRYRMVTFTHLPYRYALERGQAQDVLVEQLLKGHESVTDVDLDAAVRTLEATLPPLPAQAFERG; encoded by the coding sequence ATGCCCCGTAACGACATCGCCGTGGTCGGCGCCGGATTGGTCGGCGCCCTGGTCGCCACCTTGCTCACCCAACGCGGTTTTCGCGTCACGGTTTACGAGAAGCGCTCCGACCCTCGCCGCGCCGGCTTCCAGGGCGGTCGATCGATCAACCTCGCCCTGGCCGAACGCGGCCTGCACGCCCTGCGGGCGACGGGCCTGGCCGATAAGGTGCTCGAACAGGCCGTCATGATGCGCGGCCGCATGGTCCATGACCCCGCCGGCCACAGCGGCCTGCAGCGCTACGGCGTGGACGATTCGGAAGTCATCTGGTCGGTCTCGCGAGGCGGCCTGAACACCCTCATGCTCGACGCCGCCGAAGCGGCCGGAGCGACGGTCCACTTCGACCAGGGCCTGGCCTCGGCCGACCTCGACGCCGGCACGCTCACCCTGAGCGACCCGCAGGGCAAGCTGCGCACGGTCGATGCGCCAGTGGTGATCGGCGCCGATGGCGCGGGCTCCGCCCTGCGCGCGGCGATGCACCTGCACTCGCCTCTGGGCGAGCGCATCGAGGAGCTCGGCCACGGCTACAAAGAGCTTGAAATCCCGCCGCGCGCGGACGCCTCCGGCCCCTTCGCGATCGAGCGCAACGCCTTGCACATCTGGCCGCGCGGGCACTACATGTGCATCGCCTTGCCGAACCGCGAAGGCAGCTTCACGGTCACCCTGTTCCTGCCTAATGAAGGCGAGCACCCGAGCTTTCGCAGCATCGCGGGCGCCGGCGCCGCCGAGGCCTTCTTCCGCACCGATTTTCCCGATGCACTGGCCCTGATGCCGGAGTTCGCGACCGACTGGGCCGCCCATCCTGTCGGCACGCTGGCCACGCTGTACCTGGATCGCTGGCATATCGGCGGTCGCGCGCTCCTGATCGGCGATGCCGCGCACGCCATGGTGCCGTTCCATGGCCAGGGCATGAATTGCGGGTTCGAAGATGCGGCCGACCTCGCCGACCTTTTCGCCGCGCAGCCGGATGATGCCGCAGCGGTCTTCGCCGCGTTCGAGCAACGACGCAAGCCGAATGCCGATGCCATCGCGCGCATGGCGCTGGAAAACTACGTGGAGATGCGAGATTCCGTCGCGGATCCGCACTACCTGCGCAAACGCGAACTCGGCGGATTGCTGGCCGAGCGCTCGCCGACGCACTACCTGCCGCGGTATCGCATGGTGACCTTTACGCATCTGCCGTATCGGTATGCACTGGAGCGTGGGCAGGCTCAGGATGTGCTGGTGGAACAACTATTGAAGGGGCACGAGTCGGTGACGGACGTCGATCTCGATGCCGCGGTGCGGACGCTGGAGGCTACGTTGCCGCCGTTGCCTGCGCAGGCGTTTGAGCGGGGGTGA
- the phaR gene encoding polyhydroxyalkanoate synthesis repressor PhaR has product MAQTLRIIKKYPNRRLYDTEISSYITLEEVRQLVLDGENFEVRDAKSGEDLTRSVLLQIIAEHEEHGQPMLSPQLLSHIIRFYGDSLQGFMGPYLERSLQVFLDQQQQFRTQLNSLMGQTPWSMLNEMTERNLDVWKSMQRGFLDAATAKPAEPVTRTTRPTGKKAS; this is encoded by the coding sequence ATGGCACAAACCCTACGCATCATTAAGAAGTATCCGAACCGCCGTCTCTATGACACGGAGATCTCGAGCTACATCACGCTGGAGGAAGTCCGCCAGCTGGTGCTCGATGGGGAGAACTTCGAAGTCCGTGACGCCAAGTCGGGCGAGGATCTGACGCGCTCCGTCCTTCTGCAGATCATTGCGGAGCACGAGGAGCATGGTCAGCCGATGCTCTCCCCGCAGTTGCTGTCGCACATCATCCGCTTCTACGGCGACTCGCTGCAGGGCTTCATGGGGCCGTATCTGGAGCGCAGCCTGCAGGTCTTCCTCGACCAGCAACAGCAGTTCCGTACGCAGCTGAACAGCCTGATGGGCCAGACGCCTTGGTCGATGCTCAACGAGATGACTGAGCGCAACCTCGACGTATGGAAGTCGATGCAGCGCGGCTTCCTCGATGCGGCCACGGCGAAGCCGGCCGAACCTGTCACGCGGACCACCCGCCCGACGGGCAAGAAAGCCAGCTAA
- a CDS encoding glycine zipper 2TM domain-containing protein translates to MHNLVRKSGLVAAAVATLSLTACYEPPRRVYQQDRVVYSGPPRGCDQCGTVSDVEQVYTQRDSSPLGAVIGAVAGGLLGNTVGHGDGRTAATVGGAVAGGFVGNAVGKRNGADEVAFRVRIRLDDGRVATVTQREDPQLRRGDYVVIQGDHVYRR, encoded by the coding sequence ATGCACAATCTCGTCCGTAAGTCCGGCCTCGTCGCCGCTGCCGTGGCCACCCTGTCGTTGACGGCGTGCTACGAGCCGCCGCGGCGGGTCTACCAACAGGATCGCGTGGTGTATTCGGGCCCGCCGCGAGGCTGCGACCAGTGCGGCACGGTGAGCGATGTGGAGCAGGTCTACACGCAACGTGACTCGTCGCCACTGGGTGCCGTGATCGGTGCGGTAGCCGGCGGCTTGCTGGGCAATACGGTCGGTCACGGTGACGGCCGCACCGCCGCGACCGTCGGTGGTGCCGTGGCAGGTGGCTTCGTCGGTAATGCCGTGGGCAAGCGCAACGGTGCGGACGAGGTGGCGTTCCGCGTGCGCATCCGCCTGGACGACGGGCGCGTGGCGACGGTGACGCAGCGGGAAGACCCGCAGCTGCGTCGCGGTGATTACGTCGTCATCCAGGGTGATCACGTCTACCGCAGGTAG
- a CDS encoding TatD family hydrolase, whose amino-acid sequence MLDLVDTHAHLDDRSFDGDRSAMFGRASEAGVRRWIVPAIDRGNWEAIEVLCASREGAFPAYGLHPLMTDAHREEHLAELPAWLEGHGAVAVGEIGLDFYVEGLDPARQRDVFVRQLGIAREHDLPVIVHARRAFEETIHTLRRFKGLRGVVHSFSGSEEQARQLFDLGFHLGIGGPVTYERANRIRRVVAAMPLEWLLLETDAPDQPCAHHRGERNEPAFMTDVLETIVSLRGESAEAIATATTANAIKLFKL is encoded by the coding sequence ATGCTCGATCTGGTAGACACCCACGCGCATCTGGACGACCGCTCGTTCGACGGCGACCGCAGCGCGATGTTCGGACGGGCCAGCGAGGCTGGCGTGCGGCGCTGGATCGTACCGGCGATCGACCGGGGAAACTGGGAAGCCATCGAGGTTTTGTGTGCATCGCGTGAAGGCGCCTTTCCCGCCTATGGGCTTCACCCGTTGATGACAGACGCGCACCGCGAGGAGCATCTGGCCGAATTGCCGGCCTGGCTTGAGGGCCATGGCGCGGTGGCCGTCGGCGAGATCGGGCTGGATTTCTACGTCGAGGGGCTGGATCCCGCGCGGCAAAGGGACGTGTTCGTCCGCCAACTCGGGATCGCGCGTGAGCACGACCTGCCTGTCATCGTGCATGCGCGGCGCGCTTTTGAAGAAACGATCCATACCTTGCGTCGCTTCAAGGGCTTGCGCGGTGTGGTGCACAGTTTTTCCGGCAGCGAAGAGCAGGCGCGACAGTTGTTCGATCTCGGCTTCCACCTCGGCATCGGCGGTCCGGTGACCTACGAACGCGCCAACCGCATCCGCCGCGTGGTCGCGGCGATGCCCCTTGAATGGCTGCTGCTGGAAACCGACGCACCCGACCAGCCCTGCGCTCACCATCGCGGCGAACGAAACGAACCGGCCTTCATGACCGACGTGCTCGAGACGATCGTCTCGTTGCGCGGCGAATCCGCCGAGGCTATCGCTACGGCCACCACGGCGAACGCGATCAAGCTCTTCAAGCTCTAA
- a CDS encoding MarR family winged helix-turn-helix transcriptional regulator — protein MSSLKPCVDALYEGVDRVAQSVPGVPRSEVFLVRLLMLTAGALLREFEHKLKPYGMNDSDFRTLMMLYSSEDGSATPGELCALAEQKPTNMTRIANALAKKDLISRSHATHDRRQVLLRITPAGRRFVNKMLPPMFPPLVENFACFSSAERKTFEKLLKKLALHIDRTVDTDDTP, from the coding sequence ATGTCGAGTCTCAAACCCTGTGTCGATGCCCTTTACGAGGGTGTCGACCGCGTCGCGCAAAGCGTTCCCGGCGTACCCCGATCCGAGGTCTTCCTCGTCCGCTTGCTGATGCTGACGGCGGGCGCGCTGCTGCGCGAGTTCGAGCACAAGCTCAAGCCCTACGGCATGAACGACAGCGACTTCCGCACTCTGATGATGCTTTACAGCAGCGAGGACGGCAGTGCGACGCCCGGCGAGCTCTGCGCCCTGGCCGAGCAGAAGCCGACCAACATGACGCGCATCGCCAACGCGCTGGCCAAGAAGGACCTGATCTCTCGGTCGCATGCCACCCACGACCGCCGCCAGGTCTTGCTCCGGATCACCCCGGCCGGCCGCCGCTTCGTCAACAAGATGCTCCCGCCGATGTTCCCGCCCCTGGTGGAGAACTTCGCCTGCTTCAGCTCCGCCGAGCGCAAGACCTTCGAAAAACTCTTGAAGAAGCTGGCCCTGCACATCGACCGCACGGTCGACACGGACGACACACCATGA
- the ccmA gene encoding cytochrome c biogenesis heme-transporting ATPase CcmA, whose product MISSPDNIALLEARALCFLRQDEPVFGPIDFALHGGEIALVEGDNGSGKTTLMRVLTGMLRPGEGEVLLDGAPFSLDTVAGAVVFLGHHLGLKVDMTPRENLHLAAGLYGRRKGTDESAVLREVGLAGYEDEPVRQLSAGQKKRAALARLLLLPARVWLLDEPYANLDRDGIALVNRLLEQHAARGGAALVTSHGAVSFAGGEPRRIRLHA is encoded by the coding sequence ATGATTTCTTCGCCCGACAACATCGCCTTGCTTGAAGCGCGAGCCTTGTGCTTCCTGCGCCAGGACGAGCCGGTGTTCGGGCCGATCGACTTTGCCTTGCATGGCGGCGAGATCGCCCTGGTCGAGGGTGATAACGGCAGCGGCAAGACGACGCTGATGCGCGTGCTCACCGGCATGCTTCGACCCGGCGAGGGTGAGGTGCTACTCGACGGGGCCCCCTTCTCCCTCGATACCGTGGCCGGTGCCGTGGTCTTCCTGGGTCATCACCTCGGCCTCAAGGTCGACATGACGCCGCGCGAGAACCTGCATCTCGCGGCCGGCCTGTACGGCCGGCGCAAGGGAACCGACGAAAGCGCCGTGCTCCGCGAGGTCGGCCTGGCCGGTTACGAAGACGAGCCCGTGCGCCAGCTCTCGGCCGGACAGAAGAAGCGTGCCGCCCTCGCGCGCCTGCTCCTGCTGCCGGCTCGCGTGTGGCTGCTCGACGAGCCCTACGCCAATCTCGATCGCGACGGCATCGCGCTGGTGAATCGCCTGCTCGAGCAACACGCCGCGCGTGGCGGTGCCGCCCTGGTGACCAGCCACGGCGCGGTCAGCTTCGCGGGCGGCGAGCCGCGTCGCATCCGGTTGCACGCATGA
- a CDS encoding HlyD family efflux transporter periplasmic adaptor subunit: MSATTTDTPRSQDDSGNAPKDKGKRNRALLIAVLVFGLAALAWFLLWLFVFSKRETTDDAYVGGNQVGISAQVPGIVIGVYADDTQRVNAGQVLVKLDPTDGDVALRKASSALAQAVRQVRQQTQSAASADAALGTRRQDLKRAQDDLKRRIPLLAEKAVAPEEVQHARDAVDTAQSALESAQRQADASRALVDGSDVASNPAVEQARAGFRQAWIAAQRNAIVAPIDGYVALRSVQVGNSVQPGQPLMTVVPLHDLWVDANFKESQLRHVRIGQPAKIEADIYGGGTEYHGKVVGLGAGTGSAFSLLPAQNATGNWIKVVQRIPVRIALDPKDLDKHPLRIGLSTAVTVDITDDKGDVLAPSPSTTPVAQTSVYDDVAAKADAAADVIVRKNLGASVP; encoded by the coding sequence ATGAGCGCCACCACGACCGATACGCCGCGCAGCCAGGACGACAGCGGCAACGCGCCCAAGGACAAGGGTAAGCGGAACCGGGCGCTGCTCATCGCGGTGCTCGTCTTCGGCCTCGCCGCCCTCGCATGGTTCCTGCTCTGGCTGTTCGTGTTCTCCAAGCGCGAGACCACCGACGACGCCTATGTCGGCGGTAACCAGGTGGGCATCTCCGCCCAGGTGCCGGGCATCGTCATCGGCGTCTACGCCGACGACACCCAGCGCGTGAATGCCGGCCAGGTGCTGGTGAAGCTCGACCCCACCGATGGCGATGTCGCCCTGCGCAAGGCCAGCAGCGCCCTCGCCCAGGCCGTGCGCCAGGTACGCCAGCAGACCCAGTCCGCCGCCAGCGCCGATGCCGCGCTCGGTACGCGCCGCCAGGACCTCAAGCGTGCCCAGGACGACCTCAAGCGCCGCATTCCGCTGCTCGCCGAAAAGGCCGTGGCGCCCGAAGAAGTGCAGCATGCACGCGATGCCGTCGACACCGCGCAGTCCGCGCTCGAATCCGCGCAACGTCAGGCCGACGCCTCGCGGGCCCTGGTCGACGGCAGCGACGTGGCATCGAACCCCGCCGTGGAACAGGCACGTGCCGGCTTCCGCCAGGCCTGGATCGCCGCGCAGCGCAACGCCATCGTCGCGCCCATCGACGGTTATGTCGCGCTGCGCAGCGTGCAGGTCGGTAACAGCGTACAGCCCGGCCAGCCACTGATGACCGTCGTGCCACTGCACGATCTGTGGGTGGACGCGAACTTCAAGGAAAGCCAGTTGCGCCACGTGCGTATCGGCCAGCCGGCGAAGATCGAAGCCGACATCTACGGCGGTGGCACCGAGTACCACGGCAAGGTGGTCGGTCTCGGCGCCGGCACGGGTAGCGCGTTCTCGCTGCTTCCCGCGCAGAACGCCACCGGCAACTGGATCAAGGTCGTGCAGCGCATTCCCGTGCGCATTGCGCTCGACCCGAAGGATCTCGACAAGCATCCGCTGCGCATCGGTCTTTCCACGGCGGTGACCGTCGACATCACCGACGATAAGGGCGATGTCCTCGCACCGTCGCCCTCGACGACACCCGTCGCGCAGACCAGCGTTTATGACGATGTAGCCGCCAAGGCCGATGCCGCCGCGGACGTGATCGTGCGCAAGAACCTTGGAGCGAGCGTGCCTTGA
- a CDS encoding efflux transporter outer membrane subunit produces MTPALLRPALLAAAVATLLAACHIPAKIDRPALRDEAPLAGLVTDQRPGWPAAAWWRAYGDPQLDTLMDMALRGAPDLAQAKTRVDTAQQNIRVAAAQAGLRVDGSAQVTRQRMSEHGLIPAQFLGFTWYNQADLGVQVSYDFDWWGKKRFALESAIDSARAAEAERSASSLAIQAVVADTYFGWLADMSRVALADRLIAARQRALRIAELRVKQGVDVPDTAQQARAELSAAKQQRVALQGSADIRRASIATLVGVSPAALPALTRRPLPTVSPGLPANVGADLMARRPDIAASRWQVEAAVRQTDAARAQFFPDVSLSAMAGLSSIDLDKFFTTGSRVFSLTPALHLPIFEGGALEANHGVTQAQLGAAVAQYNATVASAARDVATQALGAQQLAGRRVQQAEQIDAANILLASAKARAARGVRDDRESLATEASLIQQQDMDADLQGQALSTDVALIKSLGGGYRAENPDSNGAKSP; encoded by the coding sequence ATGACACCTGCCCTGCTCCGCCCGGCCTTGCTCGCGGCCGCGGTCGCCACGCTGCTCGCGGCCTGCCACATCCCGGCGAAGATCGACCGGCCCGCGCTTCGCGACGAGGCACCGCTCGCCGGTCTCGTCACCGATCAGCGCCCGGGCTGGCCAGCCGCCGCATGGTGGCGCGCCTATGGCGACCCGCAGCTCGATACCCTGATGGACATGGCCCTGCGCGGTGCGCCGGACCTCGCTCAGGCGAAGACGCGCGTGGACACCGCCCAGCAGAACATCCGTGTGGCCGCCGCACAGGCCGGACTGCGGGTGGATGGCAGCGCGCAGGTGACACGCCAGAGGATGAGTGAGCACGGCCTGATTCCCGCGCAGTTTCTCGGTTTCACCTGGTACAACCAGGCCGATCTCGGCGTCCAGGTGAGCTACGATTTCGACTGGTGGGGAAAGAAACGCTTCGCCCTCGAGTCCGCGATCGACAGCGCGCGCGCTGCGGAAGCCGAGCGCTCGGCATCGTCGCTGGCCATCCAGGCCGTCGTCGCCGATACCTATTTCGGCTGGCTCGCCGACATGTCGCGCGTCGCCCTCGCCGATCGGCTCATCGCGGCACGCCAGCGCGCACTACGCATCGCCGAACTGCGCGTCAAGCAAGGCGTCGATGTACCGGACACCGCGCAGCAGGCACGCGCCGAACTCTCCGCCGCGAAGCAGCAGCGCGTCGCACTCCAGGGTTCGGCGGACATCCGTCGTGCCTCGATCGCGACCCTCGTCGGCGTGTCGCCCGCCGCCCTGCCCGCCCTCACGCGGCGACCGTTGCCCACGGTATCGCCCGGCCTTCCCGCCAACGTCGGCGCCGACCTGATGGCACGCCGCCCGGATATCGCGGCGAGCCGCTGGCAGGTGGAAGCGGCAGTCCGGCAGACCGATGCCGCGCGGGCACAGTTCTTCCCCGACGTGAGCCTCTCGGCCATGGCTGGGCTGTCGAGTATCGACCTGGACAAGTTCTTCACCACGGGCAGCCGGGTGTTCTCGCTGACGCCGGCGCTGCATCTTCCGATCTTCGAAGGCGGTGCGCTGGAAGCCAATCACGGCGTCACCCAGGCCCAGCTCGGTGCCGCCGTCGCCCAGTACAACGCCACCGTCGCGTCGGCCGCGCGTGATGTCGCCACGCAGGCCCTCGGCGCGCAGCAGCTCGCCGGCCGTCGTGTGCAGCAGGCGGAGCAGATCGACGCCGCCAACATCCTTCTCGCCAGCGCGAAAGCGCGTGCGGCGCGAGGCGTACGCGATGACCGCGAGTCGCTCGCAACCGAGGCCAGCCTCATCCAGCAACAGGACATGGACGCGGACCTGCAAGGCCAGGCGCTGTCGACCGATGTTGCCCTGATCAAATCCCTCGGCGGCGGATACCGCGCCGAAAACCCCGATTCCAACGGAGCCAAGAGCCCATGA